The following proteins come from a genomic window of Pseudomonas syringae:
- a CDS encoding ABC transporter substrate-binding protein produces the protein MQMYKKILLIAAATLAFSSSAFAEKMKMGIEGAYPPFNNKDASGQVVGFDREIGDALCAKMKVECEVVTSDWDGIIPALNAQKFDFLISSLSITEERQQVVDFTDPYYSNKLQFLAPKTSSVDVSSIDKAKESLTGKSVGAQRSTLAATWLEDKLGILDAKLYDTQENAFLDLLSGRVDVMLADKYASYEWLKSEAGQNFEFKGEPVVQNDKIGIAVRKGDDALRERLNVALKEIIADGTYKKINDKYFPFSIL, from the coding sequence ATGCAGATGTATAAGAAGATCTTGCTGATCGCCGCGGCCACACTGGCATTCAGCAGCAGTGCCTTCGCCGAAAAAATGAAAATGGGCATCGAAGGCGCCTACCCACCGTTCAATAACAAGGACGCGAGCGGCCAGGTCGTCGGCTTTGATCGCGAGATCGGCGATGCCCTGTGCGCGAAGATGAAAGTCGAGTGCGAAGTAGTGACGTCCGACTGGGACGGCATCATTCCGGCCCTCAATGCGCAGAAGTTCGACTTCCTGATTTCGTCGCTGTCGATCACCGAAGAGCGCCAGCAGGTGGTGGATTTCACCGACCCGTACTACTCGAACAAGCTGCAGTTCCTGGCACCGAAAACCTCCTCTGTCGATGTTTCCTCCATCGATAAAGCCAAGGAAAGTCTTACCGGCAAGTCTGTGGGCGCACAGCGTTCGACCCTGGCTGCCACCTGGCTGGAAGACAAGCTCGGCATCCTGGACGCCAAGCTCTACGACACACAGGAAAACGCGTTCCTCGACCTGTTGTCCGGCCGCGTCGACGTCATGCTGGCCGACAAGTACGCCAGCTACGAATGGCTGAAGAGCGAAGCCGGCCAGAACTTCGAGTTCAAGGGCGAGCCTGTCGTGCAGAACGACAAGATCGGCATTGCTGTGCGCAAAGGCGATGACGCGTTGCGCGAGCGTCTGAACGTAGCCCTGAAAGAAATCATCGCTGACGGCACCTATAAAAAGATCAACGACAAGTATTTCCCTTTCAGCATTCTCTGA
- the gabP gene encoding GABA permease — protein MSSTANSSELEQGLKPRHITMLSIAGVIGAGLFVGSGHAIAEAGPAVLLAYAAAGTLVVLVMRMLAEMAVASPDTGSFSTYADRAIGHWAGFTIGWLYWWFWVLVIPLEANAAATILHAWFPNIAIWMFTLVITLLLTATNLFSVKNYGEFEFWFALIKVVAIIAFVVLGVAAIFGLLPTSNVSGVSHLFDTGGFLPNGMGAVLAAMLTTMFSFMGTEIVTIAAAESKNPGKQITKATNSVIWRIFLFYLVSIFIVVSLVPWNDPRLAEVGSYQTVLDAMGIPNAKLIVDLVVLVAVTSCLNSALYTASRMLFSLGKRGDAPALSKRTSKGGTPYWAVIMSTAAAFLTVFANYIAPAAVFDFLLASSGAIALLVYLVIAVSQLRMRQKRIAAGEAIDFKMWLFPWLTWAVIAFIVAVLTIMLIQEEHRIEIIATGVLSLLVIGAGLMVSRRRKGERVGAAALG, from the coding sequence ATGAGCAGTACCGCTAACTCTTCCGAGCTCGAACAAGGGCTGAAACCTCGACACATCACCATGCTGTCGATTGCTGGCGTCATCGGTGCCGGCTTGTTCGTCGGCTCCGGCCACGCGATTGCCGAAGCCGGACCTGCCGTGCTGCTGGCCTACGCCGCTGCCGGTACGCTGGTGGTGCTGGTGATGCGCATGCTGGCCGAGATGGCTGTTGCCTCGCCGGACACCGGTTCGTTTTCGACCTATGCCGACCGGGCTATCGGCCACTGGGCCGGGTTCACCATTGGCTGGTTGTACTGGTGGTTCTGGGTATTGGTGATTCCGCTGGAAGCCAACGCCGCCGCCACCATTCTGCATGCCTGGTTCCCGAACATCGCGATCTGGATGTTCACCCTGGTCATCACGCTGCTGCTGACCGCGACCAACCTGTTCAGTGTGAAGAACTACGGTGAGTTCGAGTTCTGGTTCGCGCTGATCAAGGTGGTGGCGATTATTGCCTTCGTGGTGCTGGGTGTGGCGGCAATCTTTGGCCTGCTGCCAACCAGCAATGTCAGTGGCGTCAGCCATCTGTTCGACACCGGTGGCTTCCTGCCCAACGGCATGGGCGCGGTGCTGGCGGCGATGCTGACCACCATGTTCTCGTTCATGGGCACGGAAATCGTGACCATTGCAGCGGCTGAATCCAAGAACCCGGGCAAGCAGATTACCAAGGCCACCAACTCGGTGATCTGGCGGATCTTCCTGTTCTATCTGGTTTCGATCTTCATCGTGGTGTCGCTGGTGCCGTGGAACGATCCGCGACTGGCCGAAGTGGGTTCGTATCAGACGGTTCTCGACGCGATGGGTATTCCGAACGCCAAGCTGATCGTCGATCTGGTGGTGTTGGTGGCAGTCACCAGTTGCCTGAACTCGGCGCTGTACACCGCCTCGCGCATGCTGTTTTCGCTGGGCAAACGCGGTGATGCGCCAGCACTCTCCAAGCGCACCAGCAAGGGCGGCACGCCTTACTGGGCGGTGATCATGTCGACGGCGGCGGCGTTCCTGACTGTATTCGCCAACTACATCGCACCGGCGGCGGTGTTCGATTTCCTGCTCGCCAGCTCGGGCGCCATCGCGCTGCTGGTGTACCTGGTGATTGCCGTTTCGCAGCTGCGCATGCGCCAGAAGCGTATCGCGGCGGGTGAGGCCATCGACTTCAAGATGTGGCTGTTCCCATGGCTGACCTGGGCGGTGATCGCGTTCATCGTGGCGGTGCTGACGATCATGCTGATCCAGGAAGAGCATCGCATCGAAATCATCGCTACCGGCGTGCTCAGCCTGCTGGTGATCGGTGCCGGTCTGATGGTCTCGCGCCGCCGCAAGGGCGAGCGTGTGGGCGCTGCTGCGCTGGGTTGA
- the gabT gene encoding 4-aminobutyrate--2-oxoglutarate transaminase produces MNSKVDETPHLLRQREQFVPRGIVTAHPLVIDRALGSELWDVDGKRYLDFVGGIGVLNIGHNHPNVVAAIQAQLTKVTHACFQVVSYQPYVDLARRLSQMIAGQSGIDHKAVLFTSGAEAVENAVKIARAHTNRPAIISFRGGFHGRTLLGTTLTGMSQPYKQNFGPMAPEVFHTPYPNEYRGVTTEVALAALHELLATQVAPDRVAAILIEPVQGDGGFLTAPVEFMKALRALTEQHGIVLIADEIQSGFGRTGKWFGFEHSGIQPDLVTVAKSLAGGMPLSGVVGRAEIMDAPLPGGLGGTYGGNALSCAAALAVIDTYEQDNLLARGEQLGEHLRAGLLKLKERYSCIGDVRGTGFMLAMEMVKDDAARSPDADLNQKVIDQARIGGLLVIKCGVYRNVLRFLAPLVTTEQQIDEALTILDAALARVLKSS; encoded by the coding sequence ATGAACAGCAAAGTCGACGAAACTCCTCATCTGCTCCGTCAGCGCGAACAGTTTGTGCCGCGTGGCATTGTCACGGCCCACCCGCTGGTCATCGACCGTGCGTTGGGTTCTGAACTGTGGGACGTCGATGGCAAGCGCTATCTGGATTTCGTCGGCGGCATCGGCGTGCTGAACATCGGCCACAACCACCCGAACGTGGTCGCGGCCATCCAGGCACAGCTGACCAAAGTCACCCATGCCTGCTTTCAGGTGGTCTCCTATCAGCCCTATGTCGATCTGGCCAGGCGTCTGAGTCAGATGATTGCCGGTCAGAGCGGCATCGATCACAAGGCGGTGCTGTTCACCTCGGGCGCCGAAGCCGTGGAGAACGCGGTGAAAATTGCCCGCGCTCATACCAATCGCCCGGCGATCATCTCGTTTCGCGGCGGCTTTCACGGTCGCACGCTGCTGGGCACCACGCTGACCGGCATGAGCCAGCCGTACAAACAGAATTTCGGCCCGATGGCGCCGGAAGTGTTCCACACCCCGTACCCCAACGAGTACCGCGGCGTGACCACTGAAGTCGCTCTGGCGGCGCTGCATGAATTGCTGGCGACCCAGGTCGCGCCGGATCGTGTGGCGGCGATCCTCATCGAGCCTGTTCAGGGTGATGGCGGCTTCCTGACCGCGCCGGTCGAATTCATGAAGGCCCTGCGTGCCCTCACCGAACAACACGGCATCGTGCTGATTGCCGATGAAATCCAGTCCGGTTTCGGGCGTACCGGCAAATGGTTCGGCTTCGAGCATTCGGGCATCCAGCCTGATCTGGTGACCGTGGCCAAGAGCCTCGCAGGCGGCATGCCGCTGTCGGGCGTGGTCGGGCGCGCCGAGATCATGGATGCACCGCTTCCGGGCGGTCTGGGTGGCACCTATGGCGGTAATGCGCTGTCCTGCGCCGCTGCGCTGGCGGTGATCGACACCTACGAGCAGGACAACCTGCTTGCGCGTGGCGAACAGTTGGGTGAACACCTGCGGGCCGGTCTGCTCAAGCTCAAGGAGCGTTACAGCTGCATCGGCGACGTGCGCGGCACCGGTTTCATGCTGGCCATGGAAATGGTCAAGGACGACGCAGCCCGCAGCCCGGACGCCGATCTCAATCAGAAGGTCATCGATCAGGCACGTATCGGCGGCCTGCTGGTGATCAAGTGCGGCGTGTACCGCAACGTGCTGCGCTTCCTGGCACCTCTGGTGACCACCGAGCAGCAGATTGATGAAGCGCTGACCATTCTCGATGCTGCTTTGGCACGAGTATTGAAATCCAGCTAA
- a CDS encoding ABC transporter permease — protein MNWEVIIKWLPRLAQGATLTLELVAIAVIAGLILAIPMGIARASRHWPVRALPYAYIFFFRGTPLLVQLFLVYYGLAQFDAVRQSWLWPYLRDPFWCAVITMTLHTAAYIAEILRGAIQAVPVGEVEAARALGMSKWKALFYIVLPRATRIGLPAYSNEVILMLKASALASTVTLLELTGMARTIIARTYLPVEIFFAAGMFYLVMTFVLVQGFRLLEKLLRVDASQGR, from the coding sequence ATGAACTGGGAAGTGATCATCAAGTGGCTGCCGCGACTGGCACAAGGCGCGACCCTGACCCTGGAGCTGGTGGCCATCGCCGTCATCGCCGGGCTGATCCTCGCCATCCCGATGGGCATCGCTCGCGCCTCCCGGCACTGGCCGGTGCGCGCCCTGCCTTACGCTTACATCTTTTTCTTTCGCGGCACGCCGCTGCTGGTGCAACTGTTTCTGGTCTATTACGGCCTGGCGCAGTTCGATGCGGTGCGTCAAAGCTGGCTGTGGCCGTATCTGCGCGACCCGTTCTGGTGTGCAGTCATCACCATGACCCTGCACACCGCCGCCTATATCGCGGAAATCCTGCGTGGCGCCATTCAGGCGGTACCGGTGGGTGAAGTTGAAGCGGCGCGGGCGCTGGGCATGTCGAAATGGAAGGCGCTGTTCTACATTGTCCTGCCCCGCGCCACGCGTATCGGCCTGCCCGCCTACAGCAACGAAGTGATCCTGATGCTCAAGGCCAGCGCCCTGGCCAGCACCGTGACCCTGCTGGAACTGACCGGCATGGCGCGCACGATCATCGCCCGCACCTACCTGCCGGTGGAAATCTTCTTTGCGGCGGGCATGTTCTACCTGGTCATGACATTCGTGCTGGTGCAGGGCTTCCGCCTGCTGGAAAAGCTATTGCGCGTAGACGCAAGCCAGGGACGCTGA
- a CDS encoding ABC transporter permease, producing the protein MNIDLHGFGPALAAGALMTVQLALSALCLGLILGLLGALAKTSPYKPLQWLGGTYSTLVRGIPELLWVLLIYFGTVNGMRALGELFGIPNLALSAFAAGVIALGICFGAYATEVFRGAILAIPKGHREAGLALGMSRSRILFKLVLPQMWRIALPGLGNLFMILMKDTALVSVIGLEEIMRHAQIAVSFTKEAFTFYMVAAIMYLGLTVLAMIGMYFLEKRAGRGFLRSAS; encoded by the coding sequence ATGAACATTGATCTCCACGGATTCGGCCCGGCCCTTGCGGCTGGCGCGCTGATGACTGTCCAGCTTGCACTCTCGGCGTTGTGCCTGGGTCTGATACTCGGCCTGCTCGGCGCCCTGGCCAAGACCTCGCCCTACAAGCCGCTGCAATGGCTGGGCGGCACGTACTCGACGCTGGTACGCGGCATTCCCGAATTGCTCTGGGTGCTGCTGATCTACTTCGGCACCGTCAACGGCATGCGCGCACTGGGCGAGCTGTTCGGCATTCCAAACCTGGCATTGAGCGCTTTCGCCGCCGGGGTTATCGCCCTAGGGATCTGCTTTGGCGCGTACGCCACCGAGGTGTTTCGCGGCGCGATCCTCGCCATTCCCAAAGGTCACCGCGAAGCCGGGCTGGCGCTGGGCATGTCGCGCTCGCGCATCCTCTTCAAACTGGTCCTGCCGCAGATGTGGCGTATCGCCCTGCCCGGTCTGGGCAACCTGTTCATGATTTTGATGAAGGACACCGCGCTGGTCTCGGTGATCGGCCTGGAAGAGATCATGCGTCACGCGCAAATCGCCGTCAGCTTCACCAAAGAGGCGTTCACGTTCTACATGGTCGCCGCCATCATGTACCTGGGCCTGACCGTGCTGGCCATGATCGGCATGTACTTCCTCGAAAAACGCGCCGGTCGTGGCTTTCTGAGGAGCGCGTCATGA
- a CDS encoding ABC transporter ATP-binding protein yields MAEATPALEIRNLHKRYDQLEVLKGISLTARDGDVISILGSSGSGKSTLLRCINLLENPHQGQILVAGEELKLKAARNGELIAADNRQINRLRSQIGFVFQNFNLWPHMSVLDNIIEAPRRVLGQSKAEAIEVAEALLAKVGIADKRHAYPAQLSGGQQQRAAIARTLAMQPKVILFDEPTSALDPEMVQEVLGVIRALAEEGRTMLLVTHEMNFARQVSSEVVFLHQGMVEEQGTPQQVFDNPLSVRCKQFMSSHC; encoded by the coding sequence ATGGCCGAGGCCACGCCCGCCCTGGAAATCCGCAACCTGCACAAGCGTTACGATCAGCTTGAGGTGCTTAAAGGCATCTCGCTGACCGCTCGCGACGGGGATGTCATTTCAATCCTCGGCTCATCCGGTTCCGGCAAGTCCACGTTGCTGCGCTGCATCAACCTGCTGGAAAACCCGCATCAGGGTCAGATTCTGGTGGCCGGTGAAGAACTGAAACTCAAGGCGGCGCGCAACGGCGAGCTGATTGCTGCCGATAACCGGCAGATCAATCGCCTGCGCAGCCAAATCGGCTTTGTGTTTCAGAACTTCAACCTGTGGCCGCACATGAGCGTGCTCGATAACATCATCGAAGCCCCGCGCCGCGTTCTCGGCCAGAGCAAGGCCGAAGCCATTGAAGTCGCCGAAGCACTGCTGGCCAAGGTCGGTATCGCGGACAAACGCCACGCCTACCCGGCGCAACTGTCTGGCGGCCAGCAGCAACGCGCCGCCATTGCGCGCACGCTGGCCATGCAGCCCAAGGTTATCCTGTTCGACGAGCCGACCTCGGCACTCGACCCGGAGATGGTCCAGGAAGTACTGGGTGTCATACGCGCGCTGGCCGAAGAAGGCCGGACCATGCTGCTGGTGACCCACGAAATGAATTTTGCACGTCAGGTATCAAGTGAAGTGGTGTTTTTGCATCAGGGAATGGTCGAAGAACAGGGCACACCGCAGCAAGTATTTGATAACCCGCTGTCGGTACGCTGCAAACAATTCATGTCGAGTCACTGCTAA
- a CDS encoding 2-hydroxyacid dehydrogenase — protein MPALLYKADPARAERWRVLFAEHAPDIEWRVWPDIGDPADIHYLGAWLAPDDLQELLPNLKVLFALSAGVDQLDLSRIPQSLPVVRLLDPGISHGMCEYASFAVLSLHREMLRYRQQQVEGVWKAHPLIPAHKRRVGVMGLGLQAQHILSSLKPFGFELSGWARSEHRIDGVACYAGEEQLDAFLGQCDILLCVLPLTGQTEGILNRSLFDRLPTGAALINMGRGGHLVEADLIEALDSGQLSGAVLDVLQQEPATADHPFWQHPKILLTPHVAAMTQPESAFPGLLDNIRRFERGEAMQGQVDRGQGY, from the coding sequence ATGCCCGCCTTGCTCTACAAAGCCGACCCCGCACGCGCCGAACGCTGGCGCGTCCTGTTTGCCGAGCACGCGCCGGACATCGAATGGCGGGTGTGGCCGGACATCGGTGATCCGGCCGACATCCATTATCTGGGCGCCTGGCTGGCCCCGGATGATCTGCAAGAACTGTTGCCCAACCTCAAAGTGCTGTTTGCCCTGTCCGCAGGTGTCGATCAACTGGACTTGAGCCGTATTCCGCAGTCCCTGCCCGTGGTTCGCCTGCTGGACCCCGGCATCAGTCACGGAATGTGCGAGTACGCGTCATTCGCCGTGCTGAGCCTGCACCGGGAAATGCTGCGTTATCGGCAGCAGCAGGTGGAGGGCGTCTGGAAGGCACACCCGCTGATACCGGCGCACAAACGTCGCGTGGGCGTGATGGGGCTGGGGTTGCAGGCGCAGCATATTCTGTCGAGCCTCAAGCCGTTTGGTTTCGAGCTGTCGGGCTGGGCACGCAGCGAGCATCGAATCGACGGTGTGGCGTGCTACGCGGGAGAGGAGCAACTGGATGCGTTTCTGGGGCAGTGCGACATTCTGTTGTGCGTACTGCCATTGACCGGGCAGACCGAAGGCATCCTCAATCGCTCGCTATTCGATCGCCTGCCCACAGGGGCGGCACTGATCAACATGGGACGTGGCGGGCATCTGGTGGAAGCCGACCTGATCGAGGCGCTGGACAGCGGCCAGTTGAGCGGCGCAGTGCTGGATGTGTTGCAGCAGGAGCCGGCAACCGCCGATCATCCGTTCTGGCAGCACCCGAAGATCCTGCTGACCCCGCACGTCGCCGCCATGACCCAGCCGGAAAGCGCTTTCCCCGGCCTGCTCGACAACATTCGTCGCTTTGAACGCGGCGAGGCCATGCAGGGCCAGGTGGATCGCGGGCAGGGTTATTGA
- a CDS encoding AAA family ATPase, protein MDHFQIIQALTRSALPTGGVAVRNQVERLKEALSEAGETRQAQSLGKILANSAKATEMVPSKLTQSRQALVLGEELTKNTPVPVDRETASPLADIYFPEQLSSEMPLLDTRVTVAAKALLSEWNMSEELLKFGVEPAKSCLIYGVPGTGKTSLAIWLAKQLNLPVVIARLDGLISSFLGTTARNVGALFSFANRYKCVLILDEFDAVAKVRDDPNEVGEIKRVVNALLQNIDSRRLAGITIAITNHEQLLDPAIWRRFELQLRIPKPNFEGRTKIAEKYLHPLDLDERAKKLLAWVTEGFSGAEIEVFVNGYKKYRAITGDEPENIFPAFQYLLTVSGDKVRKEAHDLIMLEPPQIAMALAAKHELSFSRVDIGHLLNKDKTTIGRWLKAA, encoded by the coding sequence ATGGACCATTTTCAAATTATTCAGGCGCTGACTCGATCTGCGCTGCCCACTGGGGGCGTAGCGGTTCGCAACCAAGTGGAACGCCTAAAGGAGGCACTGTCTGAGGCAGGAGAAACAAGACAGGCACAAAGCCTGGGAAAGATTCTGGCGAACTCTGCCAAAGCAACAGAAATGGTACCGAGCAAGCTGACTCAATCCAGGCAAGCATTGGTTTTAGGTGAGGAGCTCACCAAGAACACCCCGGTACCTGTTGACCGGGAAACAGCCTCACCGCTTGCAGATATCTATTTCCCCGAGCAGCTTAGTAGCGAAATGCCGTTACTAGACACTAGAGTCACGGTGGCGGCAAAAGCTCTGCTGTCGGAGTGGAACATGTCAGAGGAGCTGCTGAAGTTTGGTGTGGAGCCCGCCAAATCTTGCTTAATCTACGGCGTGCCAGGGACCGGCAAAACCAGTCTTGCCATCTGGCTTGCTAAGCAGCTCAATTTACCAGTAGTGATTGCCCGGCTAGACGGTTTGATTTCTTCATTTTTAGGAACGACAGCGAGAAACGTTGGGGCTCTATTTTCGTTTGCCAATCGCTATAAGTGCGTCCTTATCCTCGACGAATTCGACGCAGTAGCGAAGGTTCGGGATGACCCTAATGAGGTAGGTGAAATAAAACGCGTGGTGAACGCCCTTTTGCAAAATATTGACTCGAGAAGATTGGCTGGAATCACCATCGCGATCACTAACCATGAACAACTCTTGGATCCTGCGATATGGAGGAGATTCGAACTGCAGCTAAGGATTCCCAAGCCAAACTTTGAGGGCCGGACGAAAATTGCTGAAAAATACCTTCACCCACTTGATTTGGATGAACGAGCAAAGAAACTGCTTGCTTGGGTTACTGAGGGGTTTTCAGGGGCAGAGATAGAAGTATTTGTAAACGGATATAAAAAATACCGTGCTATTACAGGTGATGAGCCCGAGAACATTTTCCCTGCTTTTCAGTATCTACTCACTGTAAGTGGAGATAAAGTCCGCAAAGAAGCACATGATCTAATAATGCTTGAGCCACCCCAAATTGCGATGGCTTTGGCTGCTAAACATGAACTTTCCTTTTCGAGAGTCGATATCGGCCACCTCTTAAATAAAGACAAAACGACTATTGGACGCTGGCTGAAAGCAGCGTAA
- a CDS encoding methyltransferase — translation MKGAGIPPASIPSRETADMPSDPCLQDEHLGSHFGALDSFLFAHQALWRPKPFTHQHLPWESKYPELAHWLRHRTLEQAEAAHNHPEQLDAPFPFTQLAAEAVALSHVAELPVFPLPPVDVRMSVDVPGRKWQQIEAFASHLDMRDSATHWLDWCAGKGHLGRRLTERGQSLTCLEHDPALIEAGLTLSARQGIEAKHVRQDVMADDTWRCLHAHHTPVALHACGDLHIQLMELASQTGCEHIAIAPCCYNRTRHDTYQTLSSEGKASGLKLSRDELGLPLSETVTAGARVRRQRDTSMARRLGFDLLQRNLRGVDDYLPTPSLPTSWLDAPYADYCGHLANLKNLPPPGKQDWASLEAAGWKRLAEVRNLELLRNLFRRPLEVWLVLDRAMYVQEQGYDVRVGTFCDSQLTPRNLLILARKL, via the coding sequence ATGAAGGGTGCTGGCATCCCTCCCGCCAGCATCCCGTCACGCGAAACCGCCGATATGCCCTCAGATCCATGCTTGCAGGATGAACACCTTGGCAGCCACTTCGGTGCGCTGGACAGCTTCCTGTTCGCGCATCAGGCATTGTGGCGGCCCAAACCGTTCACCCACCAGCACCTGCCATGGGAAAGCAAATACCCCGAGCTGGCACACTGGCTGCGGCACCGCACGCTGGAACAGGCCGAAGCCGCGCACAATCATCCTGAACAGCTCGACGCCCCCTTCCCTTTCACGCAACTGGCCGCCGAAGCCGTCGCGTTGAGCCATGTCGCAGAGCTGCCCGTCTTTCCTCTGCCGCCGGTCGATGTGCGGATGAGCGTTGATGTGCCGGGGCGCAAGTGGCAACAGATCGAAGCCTTCGCCAGCCATCTCGACATGCGTGACAGCGCGACTCACTGGCTGGACTGGTGCGCGGGCAAAGGCCACCTGGGACGCCGCCTGACCGAACGCGGCCAGAGCCTCACCTGCCTGGAACACGACCCGGCGCTGATCGAAGCCGGTTTGACCCTCAGCGCTCGACAAGGTATCGAGGCGAAACATGTGCGCCAGGACGTGATGGCCGATGACACCTGGCGCTGTCTGCACGCGCATCACACACCCGTCGCGCTGCATGCCTGCGGCGACCTGCACATCCAGTTGATGGAACTGGCCAGCCAGACCGGCTGCGAGCACATCGCAATCGCGCCGTGCTGTTACAACCGCACCCGACATGACACCTATCAGACGCTGTCCAGCGAAGGCAAAGCCTCGGGGCTGAAGCTGTCGCGAGACGAACTCGGCCTGCCGCTCAGCGAAACCGTAACGGCAGGTGCGCGTGTGCGCCGTCAACGCGACACCTCGATGGCCCGCCGTCTGGGCTTCGACCTGCTGCAGCGCAACCTGCGTGGCGTCGACGATTACCTGCCCACGCCTTCGCTGCCAACGTCCTGGCTGGACGCGCCTTACGCCGACTATTGCGGCCATCTGGCCAACCTGAAGAATCTGCCGCCCCCAGGCAAGCAGGACTGGGCTTCTCTGGAAGCCGCAGGCTGGAAAAGACTGGCTGAAGTGCGCAACCTGGAACTGCTGCGAAACCTGTTTCGACGTCCACTGGAAGTCTGGCTGGTGCTGGATCGTGCGATGTATGTGCAAGAGCAGGGTTACGACGTTCGTGTTGGCACTTTTTGTGACAGCCAGCTTACCCCTCGCAACCTGCTGATTCTGGCTCGAAAACTGTGA
- a CDS encoding HAD family hydrolase: protein MGLIDYRALLIDCDEVLVDRDSGVWSALQPLLDNGLNTPDKDRILTEFNDVIRTLYPRFDELGFSGLLCFAHRQLAERLGIKASWEEGMTFARSVPNWTLFEDAPGAMLYLRKFYRLLVYADRDVQDRSLLCERLGLEPDSLLSLTTHPLDDPRWLAEMDLDPCETLRVSRPPASALATGGLCLIRRGREQHRQPCTADICINSMADLVAQHQLSLRR, encoded by the coding sequence ATGGGGCTTATTGATTACCGCGCACTGCTGATCGATTGTGATGAAGTTCTGGTGGATCGTGACTCGGGCGTCTGGTCGGCCTTGCAGCCATTGCTGGATAACGGCCTGAACACGCCCGACAAAGACCGGATACTGACCGAATTCAATGACGTCATCCGCACGCTGTATCCGCGCTTCGACGAACTGGGGTTCAGCGGGCTGCTGTGCTTTGCGCATCGACAACTGGCCGAACGCCTGGGCATCAAGGCGAGTTGGGAGGAGGGCATGACCTTCGCTCGCTCAGTGCCGAACTGGACGCTGTTCGAGGACGCACCCGGCGCGATGCTCTACCTGCGCAAGTTCTATCGGTTGCTGGTGTATGCCGACCGCGACGTGCAGGATCGCAGCCTGCTGTGCGAGCGCTTGGGGCTTGAGCCCGACAGCCTGCTGTCGTTGACCACCCACCCGCTGGACGATCCACGCTGGCTCGCCGAGATGGATCTGGACCCGTGCGAAACCCTGCGGGTCTCGCGTCCCCCGGCCTCGGCGCTGGCTACTGGCGGGCTGTGCCTGATCCGTCGCGGCCGTGAACAGCACCGCCAGCCCTGCACGGCAGACATCTGCATCAACAGCATGGCTGATCTGGTTGCTCAGCATCAGCTGTCTTTACGGCGCTGA
- a CDS encoding J domain-containing protein — protein sequence MQRTPTHYELLSVARDASPEQIKKAYRKLAQKLHPDRNSDPYASDMMGVVNASHDVLADAGRRAAYDAQLAADEHKARVEAARRRQAQAAKGQVVHAYGSAAAQAPATPQRTVQPGMAAKASPARSPSTDKRRRSAWRWALLSVVFCAGGAWMGYDPGAGKPFVPAEPVPVAQTRVKPAPAVPVEEPVASPAKPVEPVASECGVPALDPMGAPWPDKPGYVKDMPVLKDSGWSQITVDNTAGESAVYAKVTDAVGRKDFRHAYVPAGAVFTFSKMNPGLYLLKYRMLNTGCAFASGRILLEETPMGSQIKSSAYKLTLRKLANRSVPFARLKDDQF from the coding sequence ATGCAGAGAACACCCACGCATTACGAGCTGCTGAGTGTTGCTCGCGATGCCTCTCCTGAGCAGATCAAGAAGGCTTATCGCAAGCTGGCGCAGAAGCTGCACCCGGACAGGAATTCCGATCCTTATGCCTCGGACATGATGGGCGTCGTAAATGCGTCCCATGATGTGCTGGCGGATGCCGGAAGGCGTGCGGCTTATGATGCGCAACTCGCTGCCGACGAGCATAAGGCTCGTGTAGAGGCAGCTCGTCGCCGGCAGGCGCAGGCCGCGAAAGGGCAGGTGGTGCATGCGTATGGTTCGGCGGCGGCTCAGGCGCCTGCTACGCCTCAGCGTACCGTTCAGCCTGGAATGGCGGCCAAGGCTTCTCCCGCTCGATCTCCGTCTACTGACAAGCGTCGCCGCAGTGCGTGGCGCTGGGCGCTGCTGTCTGTGGTGTTCTGTGCTGGTGGGGCGTGGATGGGTTACGACCCTGGGGCGGGCAAGCCGTTTGTACCGGCAGAACCGGTCCCGGTTGCGCAAACGCGGGTCAAGCCTGCACCTGCTGTTCCGGTTGAAGAGCCGGTGGCAAGCCCCGCAAAGCCGGTTGAGCCAGTGGCGTCCGAGTGTGGGGTGCCAGCGCTGGACCCGATGGGCGCGCCGTGGCCCGACAAGCCGGGTTATGTGAAGGACATGCCGGTGCTCAAGGACAGCGGCTGGTCGCAGATTACGGTGGATAACACGGCTGGCGAGTCAGCGGTGTACGCCAAGGTCACGGATGCGGTGGGGCGCAAGGACTTTCGGCATGCGTATGTTCCGGCCGGGGCGGTGTTTACGTTCAGCAAGATGAACCCGGGGTTGTACCTGCTCAAGTACAGGATGCTGAATACCGGTTGTGCCTTTGCTTCGGGGCGTATCTTGCTGGAAGAGACGCCGATGGGCAGTCAGATCAAGTCCAGTGCCTACAAGCTGACGTTGCGCAAGCTGGCGAACCGCAGTGTGCCGTTTGCGCGGTTGAAGGATGATCAGTTTTAA